The Peribacillus sp. FSL E2-0218 genome contains a region encoding:
- the disA gene encoding DNA integrity scanning diadenylate cyclase DisA — MTDKKGYEKTKLEILQIVAPGTPLREGIENVLRANTGGLIVVGYNEKVRMIVDGGFQINCSCTPSTLYELAKMDGAIILNEKADTIIFANAQLVPDNSTPSTETGMRHRTAERVARETKSLVIAISQRRNVITLYQGNFRYALKDIGVILAKANLAIQTLEKYKVVLQQSISVLGALEFEEIVTYADLLQVFHRYVMVLRIKAELLTYLNELGTEGRLIRLQMNEILADIETEGKWLIKDYTSRNDEKPEEIIYRLQELAMQEKLDESILLKVLGYHGYIHLDEAVHPRGYRILHKIPRLPVLIIENLVNQFESFSEVNKASVEDLDDVEGIGEVRANKIKEGLRILKNQLVTNRRM; from the coding sequence ATGACAGATAAAAAAGGGTATGAAAAAACAAAGCTGGAGATTCTGCAAATCGTGGCTCCAGGCACCCCGCTCCGGGAGGGCATTGAAAATGTACTGAGAGCAAACACGGGCGGCTTGATCGTCGTGGGATATAACGAGAAGGTGCGAATGATCGTGGATGGCGGCTTCCAAATCAACTGTTCCTGTACGCCGAGCACATTGTATGAGCTGGCGAAAATGGACGGGGCCATCATTTTGAATGAGAAAGCCGATACGATCATCTTTGCCAATGCCCAATTGGTGCCGGATAATAGTACACCCTCGACTGAAACGGGGATGCGGCACCGGACGGCGGAACGCGTCGCAAGGGAAACCAAGTCGTTGGTCATTGCGATCTCCCAACGGCGCAATGTCATCACGTTATATCAGGGGAATTTCCGGTATGCCCTCAAAGATATAGGAGTCATACTGGCCAAGGCCAATCTAGCCATTCAAACCTTGGAAAAATACAAGGTGGTCCTCCAGCAGAGCATCTCGGTATTGGGAGCGCTCGAATTTGAGGAAATCGTGACCTATGCCGATCTTTTGCAGGTATTTCACCGCTATGTAATGGTTCTCAGGATCAAGGCGGAGCTGCTTACCTACCTGAATGAGCTTGGTACCGAAGGAAGGCTGATCCGTCTGCAAATGAATGAAATCCTGGCAGATATAGAAACGGAGGGAAAATGGCTCATCAAGGATTATACCTCCAGAAATGACGAAAAACCTGAAGAAATCATTTATCGGCTTCAAGAACTGGCCATGCAGGAAAAACTGGATGAAAGCATCCTCCTTAAGGTTTTGGGCTATCATGGATATATACACCTTGATGAAGCCGTGCATCCCCGCGGTTATCGCATCCTCCATAAAATCCCGCGGCTGCCGGTATTGATCATCGAAAATTTAGTGAATCAGTTCGAAAGCTTTAGCGAAGTCAACAAAGCTTCGGTTGAAGACCTTGATGATGTTGAAGGCATTGGGGAAGTCCGTGCCAATAAAATTAAAGAGGGTCTTCGCATTTTAAAAAACCAGCTGGTCACAAATAGAAGGATGTAA
- a CDS encoding PIN/TRAM domain-containing protein, with the protein MLKRIIQACFLIVGGTLGMILIPELLVVLHADDIALLNNPYVSVLLGAIIFYLITFWAVDHVIYFMKWLEEQLVKIPITDIIFGSVGLLVGLLAAFLVGYAFSAIGVPILNTVVPIILTLLFGYLGFQVGFKKRDELLNLFTKSNKKKNADGEAGEDEEGYSKRLKILDTSVIIDGRIADICQTGFLEGTIVIPQFVLNELQHIADSSDALKRNRGRRGLDILNRIQKDLPIKVEMYEGDFEDIQEVDSKLVKLAKISGGMVVTNDFNLNKVCEFQNVAVLNINDLANAVKPVVLPGEEMNVQVIKDGKEQNQGIAYLDDGTMIVVEGGRDHIGKRIDVLVTSVLQTSAGRMIFAKPKLLEKAL; encoded by the coding sequence ATGTTAAAACGCATTATACAAGCATGCTTCTTAATAGTCGGCGGAACTCTTGGTATGATACTCATTCCTGAATTATTAGTTGTTTTACATGCAGATGATATTGCTTTATTAAACAATCCTTATGTAAGTGTACTGTTGGGTGCCATTATCTTTTATCTTATTACTTTTTGGGCAGTAGATCATGTGATCTATTTTATGAAGTGGCTGGAGGAACAGCTCGTTAAGATACCGATTACGGACATCATTTTTGGCAGTGTCGGTCTTTTGGTCGGACTGCTCGCGGCGTTCTTGGTTGGCTACGCGTTCAGTGCCATCGGTGTTCCCATTTTAAATACGGTCGTTCCGATCATCCTTACGCTTTTGTTCGGATATCTCGGGTTCCAGGTCGGCTTTAAAAAACGCGATGAGCTATTGAATTTATTCACGAAAAGTAATAAGAAAAAGAATGCCGATGGTGAGGCAGGTGAGGATGAGGAAGGGTATAGCAAGCGGCTGAAGATTCTCGATACAAGCGTCATCATCGACGGCAGGATTGCGGATATCTGTCAAACGGGCTTTCTGGAGGGCACGATCGTCATCCCTCAATTCGTTTTGAATGAACTGCAGCATATTGCAGATTCATCGGATGCCTTGAAAAGGAATCGCGGCAGACGAGGCTTGGATATCCTGAATAGGATTCAGAAAGACCTTCCGATTAAGGTTGAAATGTACGAAGGTGACTTTGAAGACATTCAGGAAGTGGACAGCAAACTTGTGAAGCTTGCCAAAATATCAGGCGGAATGGTCGTTACAAACGATTTCAATTTAAATAAAGTATGCGAGTTTCAAAATGTGGCAGTCCTTAATATCAATGACCTGGCCAATGCGGTTAAACCTGTTGTACTTCCTGGCGAAGAGATGAATGTACAAGTCATTAAGGATGGTAAAGAGCAGAACCAAGGCATTGCCTATTTAGATGATGGTACGATGATCGTGGTCGAGGGCGGACGTGACCATATCGGAAAACGCATTGATGTCCTTGTCACAAGTGTACTGCAAACATCTGCAGGCCGAATGATATTCGCTAAACCGAAACTATTAGAAAAAGCATTATAA
- the ispD gene encoding 2-C-methyl-D-erythritol 4-phosphate cytidylyltransferase, with product MFYDVVIPAAGQGKRMKAGKNKLFIELSGIPIIVYTLRVFEDDPNCRKIILSINPAEKDHFNQLMAAYGIKKVKELVKGGGERQQSVYNGLQHAGEEIVLVHDGARPFINQGQISDLCEAASLHGGAVIAVPVKDTIKRATDNKVLETVERSSLWAVQTPQAFRASILKRAHEQAEAEAFLGTDDASLLERIDEQVVIIEGNYDNIKITTQEDLYFADAILHKQKRK from the coding sequence ATGTTTTATGATGTAGTGATACCTGCAGCTGGACAAGGGAAACGAATGAAGGCTGGCAAGAATAAACTGTTTATTGAACTATCGGGCATCCCGATTATTGTCTATACGCTCCGTGTCTTTGAAGATGATCCCAACTGCCGAAAAATCATCCTTTCGATAAACCCGGCTGAAAAGGATCATTTCAACCAGTTGATGGCCGCTTACGGGATTAAGAAGGTCAAGGAACTCGTCAAAGGCGGCGGGGAGCGCCAGCAAAGCGTTTATAATGGGCTGCAGCATGCAGGAGAAGAAATCGTCCTTGTGCATGACGGGGCCCGTCCTTTTATCAATCAAGGGCAGATCAGTGATTTATGTGAAGCGGCTTCCCTTCATGGCGGAGCAGTCATTGCTGTCCCCGTTAAGGATACGATTAAAAGGGCGACGGATAATAAGGTATTGGAAACGGTGGAACGATCAAGCTTGTGGGCGGTACAAACTCCACAAGCTTTTCGTGCATCCATCTTGAAGCGGGCGCATGAACAGGCGGAGGCAGAAGCCTTTTTAGGGACGGACGATGCAAGTTTGCTAGAACGGATCGATGAACAGGTAGTTATTATTGAGGGCAATTATGATAATATTAAAATTACGACTCAGGAAGATCTTTATTTTGCAGATGCGATTTTACATAAACAAAAAAGAAAATGA
- the ispF gene encoding 2-C-methyl-D-erythritol 2,4-cyclodiphosphate synthase — translation MFRIGQGYDVHQLVEGRPLIIGGITIPYEKGLLGHSDADVLLHTVADACLGAIGAGDIGKHFPDTDPEFKDADSAKLLRHVWAIVKKEGYELGNADCTIIAQSPKMAPHIEDIRVRIAELLDTTTDRINVKATTTEKLGFTGRSEGIAAQAVVLLVKSN, via the coding sequence ATGTTTCGAATTGGACAAGGATATGACGTTCATCAACTTGTTGAGGGAAGGCCACTAATTATCGGCGGCATTACGATCCCGTATGAGAAGGGGCTGTTAGGACATTCCGATGCGGATGTTCTTTTGCATACAGTTGCCGATGCCTGCCTAGGGGCAATTGGAGCAGGGGATATCGGTAAGCATTTCCCGGATACCGATCCGGAATTTAAAGATGCCGATTCGGCAAAGTTGCTGCGCCATGTTTGGGCAATCGTAAAGAAAGAAGGATATGAACTGGGCAATGCCGACTGTACAATCATCGCCCAAAGTCCAAAAATGGCACCGCATATTGAGGATATAAGGGTCAGGATAGCGGAGCTTCTCGATACCACGACAGATAGAATCAATGTAAAGGCGACCACTACGGAGAAACTTGGTTTTACGGGCAGAAGCGAAGGGATAGCGGCACAAGCTGTCGTCTTATTGGTTAAATCAAACTAA
- the gltX gene encoding glutamate--tRNA ligase, whose protein sequence is MSSDIRVRYAPSPTGHLHIGNARTALFNYLYARNKGGKFIIRIEDTDQKRNIEGGEESQLKYLKWLGIEWDEGVDVGGEYGPYRQSERNDLYQELYQELLDKGLAYKCYCTEEELEAEREGQVERNETPKYSGKCKHLTEEEQAELVAEGRKPSIRFAVPAGEVLTFKDMVKDDVSFETDGFGDFVIVKKDGVPTYNFAVAVDDHLMKISHVLRGDDHISNTPKQMMIYEAFGWEPPVFGHMTLIVNESRKKLSKRDESIIQFIEQYEELGYLPEALFNFITLLGWSPVGEEEIFTKEEFINIFDADRLSKSPALFDKQKLTWMNNQYVKQLDADSAVELSLPHLIEAGKVSESMTADEKEWVHGLVSLYQEQMSFGAEIVELSQLFFKDEVEFEAEAKEVLAEEQVPEVMKAFLQEIEGLEEFSADEIKKSIKAVQKSTGHKGKKLFMPIRAAVTGQTHGPDLPKAISLLGKEKIKQRLQSILY, encoded by the coding sequence ATGAGCAGCGATATTCGAGTTCGCTATGCACCGAGTCCGACTGGACATTTACATATAGGGAATGCACGGACGGCATTATTCAATTATCTATACGCACGAAACAAGGGCGGGAAATTCATCATCCGCATTGAAGATACCGACCAAAAAAGAAATATTGAAGGCGGCGAGGAAAGCCAGCTTAAATATTTAAAGTGGCTTGGCATCGAATGGGATGAAGGCGTTGATGTCGGCGGCGAATATGGTCCGTATCGTCAGTCTGAAAGGAATGACCTTTATCAGGAGTTGTATCAGGAGCTTTTGGATAAGGGCTTGGCTTATAAATGCTATTGCACGGAAGAGGAGCTTGAAGCAGAACGCGAAGGTCAGGTCGAGCGCAATGAAACACCGAAGTATTCAGGAAAGTGCAAGCACTTAACCGAGGAGGAGCAAGCGGAATTAGTTGCTGAAGGAAGAAAGCCTAGCATCCGTTTTGCCGTTCCTGCAGGGGAAGTCCTTACTTTCAAGGATATGGTCAAGGATGACGTTTCGTTTGAAACGGATGGTTTTGGTGATTTTGTCATCGTCAAAAAGGATGGCGTTCCGACTTATAACTTTGCGGTAGCTGTCGATGATCACTTGATGAAGATATCCCATGTACTTCGCGGGGATGATCATATTTCCAACACGCCGAAGCAAATGATGATCTATGAAGCATTCGGCTGGGAGCCGCCGGTATTCGGCCATATGACACTGATCGTGAATGAAAGCAGGAAGAAGCTAAGTAAACGGGATGAATCGATCATTCAATTCATTGAGCAATATGAAGAACTTGGTTACCTGCCTGAGGCCTTATTCAATTTCATTACATTACTTGGCTGGTCTCCGGTCGGGGAAGAAGAAATCTTCACGAAGGAAGAATTCATTAATATTTTCGATGCAGATCGATTGTCCAAATCACCGGCACTTTTCGATAAGCAAAAGCTTACGTGGATGAATAATCAGTATGTGAAGCAACTGGATGCTGATTCGGCAGTGGAATTGTCATTGCCCCACTTGATTGAAGCCGGAAAGGTTTCCGAATCAATGACAGCAGATGAGAAAGAGTGGGTACATGGCCTTGTGTCCCTTTATCAAGAGCAGATGAGCTTCGGGGCGGAAATCGTTGAGCTATCCCAACTGTTTTTCAAGGATGAGGTCGAGTTCGAAGCGGAAGCGAAGGAAGTGCTGGCAGAGGAACAAGTACCGGAGGTCATGAAGGCTTTCCTTCAGGAAATCGAGGGTCTGGAAGAGTTTAGTGCCGATGAAATCAAGAAGTCGATTAAAGCGGTCCAAAAAAGCACCGGCCATAAAGGGAAAAAGCTATTCATGCCAATTCGGGCTGCCGTTACCGGTCAAACACATGGTCCTGATTTGCCTAAGGCGATATCGTTATTGGGTAAGGAAAAAATTAAACAACGGCTACAGAGTATTTTATATTAA
- the cysE gene encoding serine O-acetyltransferase → MFKMFKEDIEVVFDQDPAARSYLEVILTYAGLHAIWSHRMAHALFKKKFFFLARSISQVSRFFTGIEIHPGATIGRRFFIDHGMGIVIGETCEIGDNVSVFQGVTLGGTGKEKGKRHPTIKDNVLIATGAKVLGSITIGENSKIGAGSVVLKEVPPNSTVVGIPGKVVIQDGIKIKKDLNHCDLPDPIADRFKEMESEIRFLKAKMAEQKQEERSL, encoded by the coding sequence TTGTTCAAGATGTTTAAAGAGGATATCGAAGTGGTTTTTGATCAAGACCCTGCTGCGCGCAGCTATTTGGAGGTCATCTTGACTTATGCGGGTTTACATGCAATCTGGAGTCATAGGATGGCACACGCCCTGTTTAAGAAGAAGTTTTTTTTCCTGGCGAGAAGCATATCCCAAGTCAGCCGCTTTTTTACCGGGATCGAAATCCATCCAGGGGCCACCATCGGCCGACGCTTCTTCATCGACCACGGAATGGGAATCGTCATCGGCGAGACGTGCGAGATTGGTGATAATGTATCTGTCTTTCAAGGGGTAACCCTTGGCGGGACAGGAAAGGAAAAGGGGAAACGTCATCCGACGATAAAGGATAATGTGCTGATTGCAACAGGAGCAAAGGTTCTGGGTTCGATCACTATCGGGGAGAACTCCAAAATCGGTGCGGGATCGGTCGTTTTAAAGGAAGTTCCGCCTAATTCAACCGTGGTTGGCATTCCAGGCAAAGTGGTCATTCAAGATGGCATCAAAATCAAAAAAGACTTAAATCATTGTGATCTTCCGGATCCGATCGCCGACCGCTTCAAGGAAATGGAAAGTGAAATCAGGTTCCTGAAAGCGAAAATGGCCGAACAGAAGCAGGAAGAAAGGAGTTTATAA
- the cysS gene encoding cysteine--tRNA ligase has translation MTIKIYNTATRKKETFVPMEEGKVKMYVCGPTVYNYIHIGNARPAIVFDTVRRYLDYRGYDVHFVSNFTDVDDKLIRAAKELGEDVPTISKRFIEAYFEDVSALGCKKADAHPTVIENMDAIIDFISTLIEKGFAYESEGDVYFRTRKFDGYGKLSHQSIDELRVGARIEIGEKKQDALDFALWKAAKDGEISWESPWGSGRPGWHIECSAMVKKYLGDTIDIHAGGQDLAFPHHENEIAQSEALTGKTFANYWMHNGYINIDNEKMSKSLGNFVLVHDIIKNHDPQVLRFFMLSVHYRHPINYSEEVLENVKAALDRLRTSYQNLKHRLQASDGLTENNEAWIAKVNELQDQFIAEMDDDFNTANAISILFELSKQANYYLMEKNTHKEVIDAFLEKFSTLFSVLGLSLEEEGLLDEEIEGLIQQRIQARKDRDFGLSDEIRDRLKSMNIILEDTPQGTRWKRG, from the coding sequence ATGACGATTAAAATTTATAACACGGCTACCAGAAAAAAAGAGACCTTCGTCCCGATGGAAGAGGGTAAGGTGAAAATGTATGTATGCGGTCCAACTGTCTATAATTACATCCATATTGGCAATGCCAGACCGGCAATCGTGTTTGATACGGTTCGCAGGTATTTGGATTACCGTGGATATGATGTTCATTTCGTTTCCAATTTCACGGATGTCGACGATAAACTGATCCGCGCGGCAAAAGAGTTGGGGGAAGATGTCCCGACCATATCCAAGCGCTTCATCGAGGCTTATTTCGAAGATGTATCTGCACTGGGTTGCAAAAAGGCGGATGCCCACCCTACCGTAATCGAGAACATGGATGCTATCATTGATTTCATCTCGACACTGATTGAAAAAGGATTCGCTTATGAATCCGAGGGGGACGTGTATTTCCGGACTCGTAAGTTTGACGGCTATGGCAAGCTTTCGCACCAGTCGATCGATGAGCTGCGAGTGGGGGCCCGTATTGAAATCGGCGAGAAAAAACAAGATGCCCTTGATTTCGCCTTGTGGAAGGCGGCCAAGGATGGTGAAATTTCTTGGGAAAGCCCTTGGGGAAGCGGACGTCCTGGCTGGCATATCGAATGCTCCGCAATGGTCAAAAAGTATTTGGGCGACACAATCGACATTCATGCTGGAGGTCAAGACCTTGCCTTCCCGCATCATGAAAATGAGATTGCCCAATCTGAAGCACTGACAGGCAAGACCTTTGCGAATTATTGGATGCATAATGGGTATATAAATATTGATAATGAAAAAATGTCTAAATCGTTAGGGAATTTCGTTCTTGTTCATGACATCATCAAGAATCATGATCCACAAGTGTTACGGTTCTTCATGTTATCGGTCCATTATCGCCATCCCATCAATTATAGTGAAGAGGTGCTTGAAAATGTCAAGGCAGCCCTCGATCGTCTGAGGACATCTTATCAAAACTTAAAGCACCGTCTTCAGGCAAGCGACGGATTGACCGAAAACAATGAGGCCTGGATCGCGAAGGTTAATGAATTACAAGACCAGTTCATTGCTGAAATGGACGATGACTTCAATACAGCCAATGCGATTTCCATCCTTTTTGAACTATCCAAACAGGCAAATTATTACTTGATGGAGAAAAATACACATAAGGAAGTCATTGATGCTTTCCTTGAAAAATTCAGTACCCTATTTTCTGTCCTGGGTCTGTCCCTGGAAGAGGAGGGGCTGTTGGATGAAGAAATCGAAGGCTTGATCCAGCAAAGAATACAAGCGCGTAAGGACCGTGACTTCGGGCTATCTGATGAAATTCGTGACCGCTTGAAAAGCATGAATATCATATTAGAGGATACCCCTCAAGGTACAAGATGGAAAAGAGGGTAA
- a CDS encoding Mini-ribonuclease 3, giving the protein MLHYDSKIDAKMLNSLALAYIGDAVYETYIRHHLIQNGAVKPNLLHKKATSFVAAKAQNKIIHFFLESDWLSEEESAVVRRGRNAKSGSVPKNTDVQTYRYSTAFEALMGYLYLSGRIERMEELIKKAIEYIEEEKGRNP; this is encoded by the coding sequence ATGCTTCATTACGATAGTAAGATAGATGCAAAAATGCTGAACAGTCTTGCTTTAGCTTATATAGGTGATGCCGTATACGAAACGTATATCCGGCATCACCTCATTCAAAACGGAGCGGTCAAGCCCAATCTGCTGCACAAGAAAGCTACGTCTTTTGTAGCGGCTAAAGCTCAAAATAAAATCATCCATTTTTTCTTGGAGTCGGATTGGTTATCGGAAGAGGAATCAGCTGTCGTTCGGCGGGGCCGAAATGCGAAATCCGGTTCTGTCCCGAAGAATACGGATGTGCAAACGTATCGCTACAGTACAGCCTTTGAGGCACTGATGGGCTATTTATATTTATCGGGCCGAATTGAAAGAATGGAAGAACTCATAAAAAAAGCTATTGAATACATTGAAGAAGAAAAGGGGCGGAACCCATGA
- the rlmB gene encoding 23S rRNA (guanosine(2251)-2'-O)-methyltransferase RlmB, with translation MSEEYIIGRNPVLEALRSERDINKIWIAEGSQKGSMQPLIGLAKEKKVFMQIVPKKKIDQMVEGIHQGVVAQVAAYEYVELDDLFAKAAEREEAPFFMILDEVEDPHNLGSIMRTADAVGAHGIIIPKRRAVGLTATVAKASTGAIEYIPVARVTNLARAVEELKERGVWIVGTDAKGSDDYRNMDGKMPIGLVIGSEGKGMARLMKEKCDFLIRLPMAGQVTSLNASVAAGLLMYEVYRKRNPLGQ, from the coding sequence ATGAGTGAAGAATATATCATCGGCAGGAACCCCGTTTTGGAAGCTCTTCGCTCCGAACGGGATATTAATAAAATTTGGATAGCGGAGGGGTCGCAAAAAGGCTCGATGCAGCCGCTAATTGGTTTGGCGAAGGAAAAGAAGGTATTCATGCAGATCGTCCCGAAGAAAAAAATTGACCAAATGGTTGAAGGCATCCATCAAGGAGTTGTCGCACAAGTTGCGGCATATGAATATGTGGAATTGGATGACTTATTCGCAAAAGCGGCAGAACGGGAAGAAGCACCTTTTTTCATGATTCTTGATGAAGTAGAAGATCCCCATAATTTAGGTTCGATCATGAGAACGGCTGATGCAGTCGGGGCCCATGGAATCATTATTCCGAAAAGAAGAGCGGTGGGCTTAACGGCAACCGTGGCGAAGGCTTCGACGGGTGCGATTGAGTATATCCCGGTGGCACGCGTCACCAATTTGGCGAGAGCGGTGGAAGAGTTGAAAGAGCGCGGTGTATGGATTGTCGGTACTGACGCGAAAGGCAGCGATGACTACCGTAACATGGATGGAAAGATGCCGATCGGCCTCGTCATCGGAAGTGAAGGAAAAGGGATGGCCCGGTTAATGAAAGAAAAATGCGATTTCCTCATCCGTTTGCCTATGGCTGGCCAAGTAACGTCGTTAAATGCATCAGTCGCAGCCGGATTACTGATGTATGAGGTCTATCGCAAAAGAAATCCTTTAGGACAATAA
- a CDS encoding NYN domain-containing protein, which yields MDILLVDGYNIIGAWPELRELKERDLAAARDRLIEMMAEYQAFTGSRVIVVFDAQYVQGIARIFKNHKVDVIFTKENETADERIEKMAIELNNVKTQIQVATSDFTEQWVIFGQGALRKSARELLIEMEEIQGEIKKDVRKTTTIKPSGKIPLSEEVAEIFEKWRRGKI from the coding sequence ATGGATATTCTGTTGGTGGACGGTTATAACATTATAGGGGCCTGGCCGGAACTGAGAGAATTAAAAGAACGGGACCTTGCTGCCGCAAGAGATAGATTGATTGAAATGATGGCGGAATATCAGGCATTTACCGGATCGCGGGTAATTGTCGTATTCGACGCCCAATATGTTCAGGGAATCGCCCGTATTTTCAAAAATCATAAAGTTGACGTAATTTTTACAAAAGAAAATGAAACCGCGGATGAGAGAATAGAAAAGATGGCCATTGAGCTGAATAATGTCAAAACGCAGATTCAAGTGGCCACCTCCGACTTCACCGAGCAGTGGGTGATCTTTGGCCAAGGGGCTCTAAGGAAATCAGCGCGTGAACTGCTTATTGAAATGGAAGAAATCCAAGGGGAAATCAAGAAAGATGTCAGAAAAACGACAACGATAAAACCGTCTGGCAAAATTCCTTTGAGTGAAGAAGTGGCAGAAATTTTTGAAAAATGGCGCCGCGGGAAAATTTGA
- the sigH gene encoding RNA polymerase sporulation sigma factor SigH: MKLNEKYLQFDDDELIGLVHTGDSEALDYLIQKYRNFVRAKARTYFLIGADKEDIVQEGMIGLYKAVRDFKGDKLSSFKAFAELCITRQIITAIKTATRQKHIPLNSYVSLDKPIYDEESDRTLMDIISGTKVLDPEELIINKEEFDDIELKMAELLSDLERKVLALYLDGQTYQEISEELNRHVKSIDNALQRVKRKLERYLEVREISL, from the coding sequence ATGAAGCTGAACGAAAAGTATCTGCAGTTTGATGATGATGAATTGATAGGGTTGGTTCACACTGGTGACAGTGAAGCGCTGGATTATTTGATCCAAAAGTATCGTAATTTCGTAAGAGCAAAGGCAAGGACTTATTTCTTGATTGGTGCAGATAAGGAAGACATCGTGCAAGAAGGTATGATCGGCCTGTATAAAGCTGTCCGTGATTTCAAGGGCGATAAGTTATCTTCCTTCAAAGCATTTGCAGAACTATGCATTACGAGGCAAATCATTACCGCTATTAAAACGGCAACACGTCAAAAACATATTCCGCTCAATTCCTATGTTTCCCTGGACAAGCCCATTTATGATGAGGAATCGGACCGAACTCTTATGGATATTATATCGGGTACGAAAGTTCTGGACCCGGAAGAACTGATCATCAACAAAGAAGAGTTTGACGATATCGAATTGAAAATGGCCGAGCTCCTGAGTGATCTTGAGAGAAAAGTATTGGCTCTTTACCTGGATGGACAAACCTACCAGGAAATTTCTGAAGAGTTGAACAGGCATGTTAAGTCAATCGACAACGCCCTTCAGCGGGTGAAAAGAAAGCTCGAGCGCTATTTGGAAGTAAGGGAAATCAGTTTATAA
- the rpmG gene encoding 50S ribosomal protein L33 codes for MPKKIVLACTDCGSRNYSYESKQSTSGERLEIKKFCSTCNAHTIHKETK; via the coding sequence ATGCCCAAAAAAATCGTTCTTGCCTGCACGGATTGCGGTTCAAGAAATTACAGTTATGAAAGCAAACAATCGACAAGCGGCGAACGCCTGGAAATCAAGAAGTTTTGCAGTACATGCAATGCACATACAATTCATAAAGAAACGAAATAA
- the secE gene encoding preprotein translocase subunit SecE yields the protein MKRFTEFFSGVVREMQKVSWPKRKELTKYTIVVVTTVIFMALFFTVVDLGISELIRLVIE from the coding sequence ATGAAACGTTTTACCGAATTTTTCAGCGGTGTCGTTCGCGAAATGCAAAAAGTAAGCTGGCCAAAACGCAAGGAGCTTACCAAATATACAATCGTGGTAGTAACGACTGTAATATTTATGGCTTTATTCTTTACAGTGGTCGATTTGGGCATTTCCGAATTAATTCGCTTAGTTATTGAATAA
- the nusG gene encoding transcription termination/antitermination protein NusG — protein MEKNWYVVHTYSGYENKVKANLEKRVETMGMEDKIFRVVVPEEEETEIKDGKKKVTKKKVFPGYVLVEIIMTDDSWYVVRNTPGVTGFVGSSGAGSKPTALLPEEIEVVLKRMGVDESKFEVDFELGDTVQVKEGPFATFAGPIEELDKDKGKVRVLVNMFGRDTPVELDFNQVEKL, from the coding sequence ATGGAAAAGAATTGGTATGTAGTTCACACCTATTCAGGTTATGAAAACAAGGTTAAAGCTAACTTGGAAAAACGTGTTGAAACGATGGGGATGGAAGATAAGATCTTCCGGGTTGTAGTTCCTGAAGAAGAAGAAACAGAAATTAAAGATGGTAAAAAGAAAGTAACCAAAAAGAAAGTATTTCCAGGATATGTACTGGTGGAAATCATCATGACGGATGACTCCTGGTATGTAGTCCGGAATACGCCTGGTGTAACAGGTTTCGTAGGTTCGTCTGGAGCCGGTTCCAAACCGACTGCGTTACTTCCGGAAGAAATTGAAGTCGTTCTTAAGCGAATGGGCGTTGATGAAAGCAAATTCGAAGTTGATTTTGAACTCGGAGACACCGTTCAAGTTAAAGAAGGGCCATTTGCAACCTTTGCAGGACCGATAGAAGAACTTGATAAAGATAAAGGAAAAGTAAGGGTGCTAGTCAATATGTTCGGTCGTGATACACCGGTAGAACTTGATTTTAACCAAGTGGAAAAATTATAA